A single Cucumis melo cultivar AY chromosome 4, USDA_Cmelo_AY_1.0, whole genome shotgun sequence DNA region contains:
- the LOC103486473 gene encoding uncharacterized protein LOC103486473 isoform X1 has product MAAGKQNLAEEDGGDPLKNRFGAPNLKAHKILSYVYISQSENSFILIFCFKPKAGGDSTEDKCPSLHQKFDKHPMEAPSLAAMNTEEHSEISKFPQIPIHSAKRLAFSPLSSPTFSVAAVSPGTSPSESKSNEEGTNMNSQHAHLRPDVEMSPIIPCEVSRVVASQSPRISRSSSLTKLKLKRAADPGSSYEGGISEPPIPIRELAQRSMHRSHSLPLIRKDGSVLLRGNIVRLIPISPNIGKEIHLTPFKSPTYHNDENIDAGEHISEEAVCRICLIEFGNSPETFKMECNCKGELALAHQECATKWFSTKGNRICDVCRQEVQNLSIELLPVHAVQTYNIQGSGANPVAITRYRVWQDVPFLVIMNMLAYFGFLEQLLAGKMGSSALAISLPFSCIFGLLASMTAATMVLKEYIWIYAAVQLSLVIAFSHVFYSKLHMQAIVAVLLATFSGFGVTMALCSILEKILRRTRPLLNQSNHQTADGSLTTDHASNASRSSTWSSTATRGPTAV; this is encoded by the exons ATGGCTGCTGGGAAGCAAAATCTAGCTGAAGAAGATGGTGGTGACCCTTTGAAGAACAGGTTTGGTGCACCAAATCTCAAg GCTCATAAAATTCTGAGTTATGTGTATATTTCTCAAAGTGAAAATAGTTTCATTCTGATTTTCTGCTTCAAACCGAAGGCTGGAGGAGATTCAACTGAAGACAAGTGCCCTAGTTTGCACCAGAAATTTGATAAACATCCTATGGAGGCTCCCTCACTTGCAGCTATGAACACTGAGGAGCATTCTGAGATATCAAAATTTCCCCAGATTCCAATCCATTCTGCAAAAAGACTGGCTTTCTCCCCTTTATCTTCCCCAACTTTTTCTGTTGCTGCAGTGTCCCCAGGCACTTCACCGTCTGAAAGTAAATCAAATGAAGAAGGAACAAACATGAATTCCCAACATGCACATTTAAGGCCAGATGTTGAAATGTCTCCAATCATACCCTGTGAAGTTTCTCGTGTAGTTGCATCTCAGAGTCCAAGAATATCAAGGTCGTCGTCGCTCACAAAACTTAAGTTGAAAAGAGCAGCAGATCCAGGATCCTCATATGAAGGGGGCATAAGTGAACCTCCCATCCCAATT AGAGAATTGGCTCAAAGGTCGATGCATCGATCCCATTCCCTACCTTTGATCAGAAAAGATGGAAGTGTATTGTTACGTGGTAATATTGTTCGTCTGATTCCAATCTCTCCAAATATTGGCAAAGAGATTCATTTGACCCCATTTAAATCACCAACATATCATAACG ATGAAAATATAGACGCTGGTGAGCATATTTCAGAAGAGGCTGTTTGTCGAATATGCTTGATTGAGTTTGGGAACAGTCCCGAGACTTTCAAGATGGAATGTAACTGCAAGGGTGAACTTGCTCTGGCTCACCAAGAATGCGCTACCAAATGGTTTAGCACTAAAGGTAACAGAATATGTGACGTGTGCAGGCAAGAGGTTCAGAATCTTTCGATTGAGCTGTTACCTGTGCATGCCGTTCAGACCTACAACATCCAAGGAAGTGGGGCCAATCCGGTTGCCATTACTCGATACAG GGTTTGGCAGGATGTTCCTTTTCTTGTTATCATGAACATGCTAGCTTACTTTGGCTTCCTAGAGCAACTTCTG GCTGGTAAAATGGGATCAAGCGCTCTAGCTATTTCTCTTCCATTTTCTTGCATATTTGGTCTTCTTGCATCCATGACTGCAGCAACAATGG TATTGAAGGAGTATATATGGATTTATGCAGCTGTCCAGCTATCTTTGGTGATCGCCTTTTCTCATGTTTTCTACTCAAAG CTTCATATGCAGGCTATTGTAGCTGTACTTCTTGCCACATTTTCGGGCTTTGGAGTTACAATGGCTCTTTGTTCCATTCTTGAAAAAATTCTTCGACGAACGAGACCATTGCTCAATCAATCAAATCATCAAACCGCAGATGGATCATTGACAACAGACCATGCCTCCAATGCAAGCAGATCCTCCACTTGGTCTTCAACGGCAACTCGAGGTCCCACTGCAGTCTGA
- the LOC103486473 gene encoding uncharacterized protein LOC103486473 isoform X2 encodes MAAGKQNLAEEDGGDPLKNRFGAPNLKAGGDSTEDKCPSLHQKFDKHPMEAPSLAAMNTEEHSEISKFPQIPIHSAKRLAFSPLSSPTFSVAAVSPGTSPSESKSNEEGTNMNSQHAHLRPDVEMSPIIPCEVSRVVASQSPRISRSSSLTKLKLKRAADPGSSYEGGISEPPIPIRELAQRSMHRSHSLPLIRKDGSVLLRGNIVRLIPISPNIGKEIHLTPFKSPTYHNDENIDAGEHISEEAVCRICLIEFGNSPETFKMECNCKGELALAHQECATKWFSTKGNRICDVCRQEVQNLSIELLPVHAVQTYNIQGSGANPVAITRYRVWQDVPFLVIMNMLAYFGFLEQLLAGKMGSSALAISLPFSCIFGLLASMTAATMVLKEYIWIYAAVQLSLVIAFSHVFYSKLHMQAIVAVLLATFSGFGVTMALCSILEKILRRTRPLLNQSNHQTADGSLTTDHASNASRSSTWSSTATRGPTAV; translated from the exons ATGGCTGCTGGGAAGCAAAATCTAGCTGAAGAAGATGGTGGTGACCCTTTGAAGAACAGGTTTGGTGCACCAAATCTCAAg GCTGGAGGAGATTCAACTGAAGACAAGTGCCCTAGTTTGCACCAGAAATTTGATAAACATCCTATGGAGGCTCCCTCACTTGCAGCTATGAACACTGAGGAGCATTCTGAGATATCAAAATTTCCCCAGATTCCAATCCATTCTGCAAAAAGACTGGCTTTCTCCCCTTTATCTTCCCCAACTTTTTCTGTTGCTGCAGTGTCCCCAGGCACTTCACCGTCTGAAAGTAAATCAAATGAAGAAGGAACAAACATGAATTCCCAACATGCACATTTAAGGCCAGATGTTGAAATGTCTCCAATCATACCCTGTGAAGTTTCTCGTGTAGTTGCATCTCAGAGTCCAAGAATATCAAGGTCGTCGTCGCTCACAAAACTTAAGTTGAAAAGAGCAGCAGATCCAGGATCCTCATATGAAGGGGGCATAAGTGAACCTCCCATCCCAATT AGAGAATTGGCTCAAAGGTCGATGCATCGATCCCATTCCCTACCTTTGATCAGAAAAGATGGAAGTGTATTGTTACGTGGTAATATTGTTCGTCTGATTCCAATCTCTCCAAATATTGGCAAAGAGATTCATTTGACCCCATTTAAATCACCAACATATCATAACG ATGAAAATATAGACGCTGGTGAGCATATTTCAGAAGAGGCTGTTTGTCGAATATGCTTGATTGAGTTTGGGAACAGTCCCGAGACTTTCAAGATGGAATGTAACTGCAAGGGTGAACTTGCTCTGGCTCACCAAGAATGCGCTACCAAATGGTTTAGCACTAAAGGTAACAGAATATGTGACGTGTGCAGGCAAGAGGTTCAGAATCTTTCGATTGAGCTGTTACCTGTGCATGCCGTTCAGACCTACAACATCCAAGGAAGTGGGGCCAATCCGGTTGCCATTACTCGATACAG GGTTTGGCAGGATGTTCCTTTTCTTGTTATCATGAACATGCTAGCTTACTTTGGCTTCCTAGAGCAACTTCTG GCTGGTAAAATGGGATCAAGCGCTCTAGCTATTTCTCTTCCATTTTCTTGCATATTTGGTCTTCTTGCATCCATGACTGCAGCAACAATGG TATTGAAGGAGTATATATGGATTTATGCAGCTGTCCAGCTATCTTTGGTGATCGCCTTTTCTCATGTTTTCTACTCAAAG CTTCATATGCAGGCTATTGTAGCTGTACTTCTTGCCACATTTTCGGGCTTTGGAGTTACAATGGCTCTTTGTTCCATTCTTGAAAAAATTCTTCGACGAACGAGACCATTGCTCAATCAATCAAATCATCAAACCGCAGATGGATCATTGACAACAGACCATGCCTCCAATGCAAGCAGATCCTCCACTTGGTCTTCAACGGCAACTCGAGGTCCCACTGCAGTCTGA
- the LOC103486473 gene encoding uncharacterized protein LOC103486473 isoform X3: MEAPSLAAMNTEEHSEISKFPQIPIHSAKRLAFSPLSSPTFSVAAVSPGTSPSESKSNEEGTNMNSQHAHLRPDVEMSPIIPCEVSRVVASQSPRISRSSSLTKLKLKRAADPGSSYEGGISEPPIPIRELAQRSMHRSHSLPLIRKDGSVLLRGNIVRLIPISPNIGKEIHLTPFKSPTYHNDENIDAGEHISEEAVCRICLIEFGNSPETFKMECNCKGELALAHQECATKWFSTKGNRICDVCRQEVQNLSIELLPVHAVQTYNIQGSGANPVAITRYRVWQDVPFLVIMNMLAYFGFLEQLLAGKMGSSALAISLPFSCIFGLLASMTAATMVLKEYIWIYAAVQLSLVIAFSHVFYSKLHMQAIVAVLLATFSGFGVTMALCSILEKILRRTRPLLNQSNHQTADGSLTTDHASNASRSSTWSSTATRGPTAV; encoded by the exons ATGGAGGCTCCCTCACTTGCAGCTATGAACACTGAGGAGCATTCTGAGATATCAAAATTTCCCCAGATTCCAATCCATTCTGCAAAAAGACTGGCTTTCTCCCCTTTATCTTCCCCAACTTTTTCTGTTGCTGCAGTGTCCCCAGGCACTTCACCGTCTGAAAGTAAATCAAATGAAGAAGGAACAAACATGAATTCCCAACATGCACATTTAAGGCCAGATGTTGAAATGTCTCCAATCATACCCTGTGAAGTTTCTCGTGTAGTTGCATCTCAGAGTCCAAGAATATCAAGGTCGTCGTCGCTCACAAAACTTAAGTTGAAAAGAGCAGCAGATCCAGGATCCTCATATGAAGGGGGCATAAGTGAACCTCCCATCCCAATT AGAGAATTGGCTCAAAGGTCGATGCATCGATCCCATTCCCTACCTTTGATCAGAAAAGATGGAAGTGTATTGTTACGTGGTAATATTGTTCGTCTGATTCCAATCTCTCCAAATATTGGCAAAGAGATTCATTTGACCCCATTTAAATCACCAACATATCATAACG ATGAAAATATAGACGCTGGTGAGCATATTTCAGAAGAGGCTGTTTGTCGAATATGCTTGATTGAGTTTGGGAACAGTCCCGAGACTTTCAAGATGGAATGTAACTGCAAGGGTGAACTTGCTCTGGCTCACCAAGAATGCGCTACCAAATGGTTTAGCACTAAAGGTAACAGAATATGTGACGTGTGCAGGCAAGAGGTTCAGAATCTTTCGATTGAGCTGTTACCTGTGCATGCCGTTCAGACCTACAACATCCAAGGAAGTGGGGCCAATCCGGTTGCCATTACTCGATACAG GGTTTGGCAGGATGTTCCTTTTCTTGTTATCATGAACATGCTAGCTTACTTTGGCTTCCTAGAGCAACTTCTG GCTGGTAAAATGGGATCAAGCGCTCTAGCTATTTCTCTTCCATTTTCTTGCATATTTGGTCTTCTTGCATCCATGACTGCAGCAACAATGG TATTGAAGGAGTATATATGGATTTATGCAGCTGTCCAGCTATCTTTGGTGATCGCCTTTTCTCATGTTTTCTACTCAAAG CTTCATATGCAGGCTATTGTAGCTGTACTTCTTGCCACATTTTCGGGCTTTGGAGTTACAATGGCTCTTTGTTCCATTCTTGAAAAAATTCTTCGACGAACGAGACCATTGCTCAATCAATCAAATCATCAAACCGCAGATGGATCATTGACAACAGACCATGCCTCCAATGCAAGCAGATCCTCCACTTGGTCTTCAACGGCAACTCGAGGTCCCACTGCAGTCTGA
- the LOC103486474 gene encoding zinc finger protein BALDIBIS: MSTNPFSLLSSTNTSFPHQQDANPNPKPKPSAAAAKKKRNLPGTPDPDAEVIALSPKSLMATNRFICEICNKGFQRDQNLQLHRRGHNLPWKLRQRTNKEPIKKKVYICPEKTCVHHDPSRALGDLTGIKKHFSRKHGEKKWKCDKCSKKYAVQSDWKAHSKTCGTREYKCDCGTLFSRKDSFITHRAFCDALAEESARITTVSATNILNNLRNDSNNINLLHQQADHHQPLIDHHQSLGDISGLSQFTNHSDHFLRDFEDHQQKNRSPLSLWLNQASAENAINNNNNISNFFGASSSSSNLFGSITENGLSMLPVMEKEDVENKGSNNNFSKATSSSAAALLSGQSSQSVVSSSPMSATALLQKAALMGSTRSSNNNNSPLFGSGAFGVMSSSSSLSSSSSSNAVSSLNSFNKSRSLTMADSVQMIGSNSDLSSNCLSQLLIPPNGNNAMRSSGQTRDFLGVGGGEAPRPPFLPPELAKFTTINSTMGLSQFAANH, encoded by the exons atgtCAACTAatcctttttctcttctctcttctacTAACACTTCCTTCCCTCACCAACAAGATGctaaccctaaccctaaaccgAAACCCTCCGCTGCTGCTGCCAAGAAGAAGAGAAACCTCCCCGGAACCCCAG aTCCTGATGCGGAGGTTATTGCTTTGTCGCCGAAATCACTCATGGCGACCAATAGATTCATATGTGAAATTTGTAACAAGGGGTTTCAGAGAGACCAGAATCTGCAGCTTCATCGACGAGGGCATAACTTACCGTGGAAGTTGCGACAACGGACAAACAAGGAACCGATTAAGAAGAAGGTGTATATTTGTCCAGAAAAGACGTGTGTCCACCATGATCCGTCGCGAGCTCTCGGCGACCTCACCGGAATAAAGAAGCATTTCAGCCGGAAACACGGCGAGAAGAAGTGGAAATGTGATAAGTGTTCTAAGAAATATGCAGTTCAATCTGATTGGAAAGCTCACTCCAAAACTTGTGGGACTAGAGAATATAAGTGTGATTGTGGAACCCTTTTTTCCAG GAAAGATAGCTTCATAACTCATAGAGCATTTTGTGATGCTTTAGCTGAAGAAAGTGCAAGAATCACAACAGTTTCAGCTACAAATATTCTCAATAATCTAAGAAATGATTCAAATAATAtcaatcttcttcatcaacaAGCTGATCATCATCAACCTTTGATTGATCATCATCAATCTCTTGGAGATATTTCTGGACTTTCCCAATTCACCAATCATTCAGATCATTTCTTGAGAGATTTTGAGGATCACCAACAAAAGAACAGATCTCCATTATCACTTTGGTTGAACCAAGCTTCTGCTGAAAATGcaatcaacaacaacaacaatatttCCAACTTTTTTggagcttcttcttcttcttccaatcTTTTCGGATCCATAACTGAAAACGGGCTTTCGATGTTGCCAGTGATGGAGAAAGAAGATGTTGAGAATAAGGGAagtaataataatttttctaaagCTACATCATCGTCGGCAGCTGCGCTGTTATCGGGTCAGTCTTCTCAGTCTGTTGTTTCTTCTTCTCCGATGTCGGCCACTGCCCTTCTGCAAAAAGCTGCTCTTATGGGCTCAACTAGAAGcagcaataataataattccccGCTCTTTGGTTCGGGTGCTTTCGGAGTCATGAGTTCTTCATCTTCGTTGTCCTCATCGTCGTCCTCCAATGCAGTAAGCAGCTTGAACTCTTTTAATAAATCTAGAAGCTTGACAATGGCTGACTCGGTTCAGATGATCGGTAGCAACTCCGACTTAAGCTCGAATTGTCTCAGCCAACTTCTAATTCCACCAAACg GTAACAACGCTATGAGAAGTAGTGGACAAACGAGGGACTTCCTCGGAGTCGGAGGAGGAGAGGCACCCCGACCACCATTCCTTCCGCCGGAGCTAGCAAAATTCACCACCATAAACTCAACAATGGGACTAAGCCAATTTGCCGCCAACCACTAA
- the LOC103486468 gene encoding syntaxin-71 isoform X2 — protein sequence MSVIDLLTRVDAICQKYDKYDIEKQRDLNVSGDDAFARLYATVEADIEAALQKAEDASKEKNRASVVALNAEIRRTKARLLEEVPKLQRLAVKRVKGLSTEDLTTRNDLVLALPDRIQAIPDGTVTTTKNNGGWTSSASRTEIKFDSDGRFDDEYFQHTEQSSQFRQEYEMRKMKQDQGLDMISEGLDTLKNMAHDMNEEIDRQVPLMDEIDTKVDKAASDLKNTNVRLKDTVNQLRSSRNFCIDIILLCIILGIAAYLYNVLKK from the exons ATGAGCGTGATCGACCTTTTGACCAGAGTAGATGCGATCTGCCAGAAGTACGACAAATATGACATAGAAAAGCAGAGAGATCTCAATGTCTCAGGCGACGATGCCTTCGCTCGTCTCTACGCCACTGTTGAAGCTGACATTGAAGCCGCTTTACAG AAAGCGGAGGATGCTTCTAAAGAGAAGAATAGGGCATCCGTGGTGGCGTTGAATGCGGAGATTCGTCGTACGAAGGCTCGATTACTGGAGGAAGTTCCCAAGTTGCAGAGGTTGGCTGTAAAGAGG GTTAAAGGGCTATCAACTGAAGATCTTACCACTCGAAATGATTTGGTGCTTGCATTGCCGGATAGGATTCAAGCTATACCAGATGGAACTGTGACTACCACAAAGAATAACGGGGGCTGGACATCCTCAGCTTCACGGACTGAAATCAAATTTGACTCAG atGGGCGGTTTGATGATGAGTACTTCCAACACACTGAGCAGTCTAGTCAGTTCAGGCAGGAGTATGAAATGAGGAAAATGAAGCAG GATCAAGGATTGGACATGATATCAGAAGGGTTGGATACTCTGAAGAATATGGCACATGATATGAATGAG GAAATAGACAGGCAAGTCCCTTTGATGGACGAGATTGACACTAAG GTGGACAAGGCTGCATCTGACCTTAAGAACACCAACGTTAGATTGAAGGACACAGTTAACCAG CTAAGGTCCAGCAGAAATTTCTGTATTGATATCATTTTGTTGTGTATAATCTTGGGGATTGCTGCCTATCTATACAA TGTGTTGAAGAAGTGA
- the LOC103486468 gene encoding syntaxin-71 isoform X1, with protein sequence MSVIDLLTRVDAICQKYDKYDIEKQRDLNVSGDDAFARLYATVEADIEAALQKAEDASKEKNRASVVALNAEIRRTKARLLEEVPKLQRLAVKRVKGLSTEDLTTRNDLVLALPDRIQAIPDGTVTTTKNNGGWTSSASRTEIKFDSDGRFDDEYFQHTEQSSQFRQEYEMRKMKQVNCIYPSVVSLLKKEGCMLSGQLLWFKPFILVHMQDQGLDMISEGLDTLKNMAHDMNEEIDRQVPLMDEIDTKVDKAASDLKNTNVRLKDTVNQLRSSRNFCIDIILLCIILGIAAYLYNVLKK encoded by the exons ATGAGCGTGATCGACCTTTTGACCAGAGTAGATGCGATCTGCCAGAAGTACGACAAATATGACATAGAAAAGCAGAGAGATCTCAATGTCTCAGGCGACGATGCCTTCGCTCGTCTCTACGCCACTGTTGAAGCTGACATTGAAGCCGCTTTACAG AAAGCGGAGGATGCTTCTAAAGAGAAGAATAGGGCATCCGTGGTGGCGTTGAATGCGGAGATTCGTCGTACGAAGGCTCGATTACTGGAGGAAGTTCCCAAGTTGCAGAGGTTGGCTGTAAAGAGG GTTAAAGGGCTATCAACTGAAGATCTTACCACTCGAAATGATTTGGTGCTTGCATTGCCGGATAGGATTCAAGCTATACCAGATGGAACTGTGACTACCACAAAGAATAACGGGGGCTGGACATCCTCAGCTTCACGGACTGAAATCAAATTTGACTCAG atGGGCGGTTTGATGATGAGTACTTCCAACACACTGAGCAGTCTAGTCAGTTCAGGCAGGAGTATGAAATGAGGAAAATGAAGCAGGTAAATTGTATATATCCTAGTGTAGTCTCTTTGTTGAAGAAGGAAGGATGCATGCTTTCTGGCCAATTGCTGTGGTTTAAACCCTTTATTTTGGTGCATATGCAGGATCAAGGATTGGACATGATATCAGAAGGGTTGGATACTCTGAAGAATATGGCACATGATATGAATGAG GAAATAGACAGGCAAGTCCCTTTGATGGACGAGATTGACACTAAG GTGGACAAGGCTGCATCTGACCTTAAGAACACCAACGTTAGATTGAAGGACACAGTTAACCAG CTAAGGTCCAGCAGAAATTTCTGTATTGATATCATTTTGTTGTGTATAATCTTGGGGATTGCTGCCTATCTATACAA TGTGTTGAAGAAGTGA
- the LOC103486470 gene encoding uncharacterized protein LOC103486470 — MAMNTNNTLCLVSAMDRLWYHQIILCSDPFTSHFPNFLNSTSSFPFTNFVPSSPLSPLMDQTIDLVPSSSSSSSDNISLVSQEDYNNEEDKDKQDAKRESSEDQSLNNLKFSVGRKLNKSTSCKSLGELELEEVKGFMDLGFEFKRESLSPQMVKLVPGLQRLRTQTNKQNLEEDDDGDGDGNGDGNGNDHQENDDDKKREIARPYLSEAWIIRRPNSPLLNLRMPKVSSTSDMKKHLRSWAKTVAFEIQ; from the exons ATGGCTATGAACACAAACAATACTTTATGTTTAGTTTCAGCCATGGATCGCCTTTGGTACCACCAAATCATTCTTTGCTCAGATCCATTCACTTCCCATTTTCCCAATTTTCTTAACTCAAcatcttcttttcctttcactAACTTCGTCCCTTCTTCCCCACTATCACCTCTAATGGACCAAACAATTGATCTAGTTCCTTCCTCTTCGTCGTCCTCCTCCGACAACATCTCCCTCGTCTCACAG GAAGATTATAATAATGAGGAAGACAAAGACAAACAAGATGCAAAGAGAGAGTCAAGTGAAGATCAAAGTCTCAACAATCTCAAATTTTCAG TGGGAAGAAAATTGAACAAATCTACAAGTTGCAAAAGTTTGGGGGAGTTAGAGCTTGAAGAAGTGAAAGGGTTTATGGATTTAGGGTTTGAATTTAAGAGAGAAAGTTTGAGCCCTCAAATGGTGAAGTTGGTACCTGGTTTGCAAAGGCTTAGAActcaaacaaacaaacaaaatctcGAAGAAGACGACGATGGCGATGGCGACGGCAACGGCGATGGCAACGGCAACGACCACCAAGAAAATGATGATGATAAGAAGAGAGAAATAGCAAGACCATATCTTTCAGAGGCATGGATAATAAGAAGACCAAATTCTCCTCTTTTAAATCTAAGGATGCCTAAGGTTTCTTCAACCTCTGACATGAAGAAACACCTCAGGTCTTGGGCTAAAACTGTTGCTTTTGAAATTCAATAA
- the LOC103486471 gene encoding peroxidase 21-like produces MAANNHLSFLLLLLLLALFQLFNPGRGQLEMNYYAKSCPKAEEIIKQQVVDLYYEHGNTAVSWLRNLFHDCIVKSCDASLLLETVVGVESEKDSSRSFGMRNFKYVNKIKAAVEKECPLTVSCADIVALSARDGIVMLKGPHIDLKTGRKDSKMSYSNMVEELVPQHNESLVNVLSRFNSIGIDTEATVALLGAHSVGRVHCVNLVERLYPTADPTIDPEYAKYLKMRCPTPTPDPNAVLYSRNDRKTPMVLDNMYYSNILKHKGLLIVDQELASNPLTLPYVKKFAADNVYFHAQFSRGIRLLSENNPLTGDQGEIRKDCRFVNK; encoded by the exons ATGGCGGCCAATAACCATTtgagctttcttcttcttcttcttcttctcgctCTTTTTCAGCTCTTTAATCCAG GAAGGGGGCAATTGGAAATGAATTATTATGCAAAAAGTTGTCCAAAAGCTGAAGAAATTATAAAGCAGCAAGTCGTTGATCTTTACTATGAACATGGAAACACTGCTGTTTCGTGGCTCAGAAATCTCTTCCATGATTGCATTGTtaag TCTTGTGATGCATCACTGCTATTGGAGACGGTGGTGGGAGTGGAATCAGAGAAAGATTCAAGCAGAAGTTTTGGAATGAGAAATTTCAAATATGTAAATAAGATCAAAGCTGCTGTTGAAAAAGAATGTCCTCTCACTGTTTCTTGTGCTGACATCGTTGCTCTCTCCGCTAGAGATGGCATAGTTATG TTAAAGGGGCCTCATATAGATTTGAAAACCGGGAGAAAAGACAGCAAAATGAGTTATTCAAATATGGTTGAAGAGTTGGTTCCACAGCACAATGAATCTCTTGTAAATGTTCTCTCTCGCTTTAACTCCATTGGTATTGATACCGAAGCAACCGTCGCTCTTTTAG GAGCTCATTCAGTCGGTCGAGTTCACTGCGTAAACTTAGTAGAAAGACTATATCCAACGGCCGATCCTACCATTGATCCAGAATATGCCAAATACCTAAAGATGCGATGTCCAACACCAACTCCTGATCCAAACGCAGTGTTGTATTCAAGAAATGACCGTAAAACTCCTATGGTTCTCGATAACATGTACTATAGTAACATACTAAAACACAAAGGATTGCTCATAGTGGACCAAGAATTGGCTTCTAATCCTTTAACGTTACCTTATGTCAAGAAATTTGCTGCCGATAATGTCTATTTTCATGCACAATTCTCAAGGGGCATTCGTTTGTTATCAGAAAATAATCCTCTCACCGGAGATCAAGGAGAGATTAGGAAAGATTGTCGCTTTGTTAATAAGTAA